The following are encoded together in the Natronincola ferrireducens genome:
- a CDS encoding BofC C-terminal domain-containing protein gives MFTRRKKFPFKMIFILLAFSFIFAGFFIGYYRITPPGNQPPPITEEGNLETEVDLNDIEPDLNTIDMVEDERPVTHYEDNIGEETKIIYKTFYTVCQSTLEETLLPIESMIGLNKTGFQEYLTINNLLFDVENFSADEVVVFQTKDAISPKYFNTYLVTESDGYIAIYRIDERGDRILIEKTPISIAVLPHVDQEKLKRGIFRKTRAEVYQLLEDYSS, from the coding sequence ATGTTTACAAGAAGAAAAAAATTTCCCTTTAAAATGATTTTTATTTTGCTAGCCTTTAGTTTTATTTTTGCAGGATTTTTCATAGGATATTATCGAATAACACCTCCAGGAAATCAACCACCACCAATTACTGAAGAGGGAAATCTAGAAACTGAAGTAGACCTTAACGACATAGAGCCGGACCTAAATACAATAGACATGGTAGAAGATGAAAGGCCTGTAACTCATTATGAGGACAATATTGGGGAAGAGACAAAAATAATTTATAAAACCTTTTATACTGTTTGTCAAAGCACATTAGAAGAGACTTTATTACCCATTGAATCCATGATTGGATTAAATAAAACAGGATTTCAGGAGTATTTAACAATAAATAATCTATTATTTGATGTAGAAAATTTCTCGGCTGATGAAGTAGTGGTATTCCAAACAAAAGATGCTATAAGCCCTAAGTATTTTAACACCTATCTTGTTACAGAAAGTGACGGCTATATCGCTATTTATCGTATTGATGAGAGGGGAGATAGAATATTAATAGAAAAAACACCTATTTCTATTGCCGTCCTCCCCCATGTAGATCAAGAAAAGCTTAAAAGAGGTATTTTTAGAAAAACTAGAGCTGAGGTTTATCAATTATTGGAAGACTATAGTAGTTGA
- a CDS encoding DUF2905 domain-containing protein, protein MESLGRILITIGMVILLLGGLLLIGSKFGLGKLPGDIFLQRGNFTFYFPFVTSIIISILLTVILNLLFRR, encoded by the coding sequence ATGGAATCCTTGGGAAGAATTTTAATCACTATTGGAATGGTGATATTATTATTGGGGGGATTACTCTTGATAGGAAGCAAATTTGGTTTAGGAAAATTACCTGGAGATATTTTTTTGCAGAGGGGTAATTTCACCTTTTATTTTCCTTTCGTAACCAGTATTATTATTAGCATCCTATTAACAGTTATTTTAAATTTGTTGTTCAGAAGATAG
- the ruvA gene encoding Holliday junction branch migration protein RuvA, with protein sequence MYEYIKGTVSDVLLDKIIIEVGGIGYRIHSSLNSGSSIQKGDTVTIFTYLVVKEDEMSLYGFTTKDELHMFQQLISVSKVGPKAAVSILSTHTPKKLATHILAKDINSISKAPGIGKKTAERIIVELKDKVSQYSLVMEKEDMSIDMASHYEVVEALGALGYSKQEVEKVLHSMKDKNLSTEDMIKQALKLLMR encoded by the coding sequence TTGTATGAATATATAAAGGGAACAGTAAGCGATGTATTATTAGATAAAATCATTATTGAAGTAGGAGGAATAGGTTATCGTATCCATAGTTCTTTAAATAGTGGAAGTAGTATACAAAAAGGAGATACGGTTACAATTTTTACCTATCTTGTAGTAAAAGAAGATGAGATGAGCTTATATGGGTTTACTACAAAAGATGAGTTACATATGTTTCAACAGCTAATATCAGTTTCTAAAGTAGGTCCAAAAGCAGCAGTATCCATACTATCCACCCATACTCCTAAAAAACTAGCAACCCATATTTTAGCTAAGGATATAAACAGTATTTCTAAGGCCCCAGGCATAGGAAAAAAGACTGCTGAGAGAATTATTGTAGAATTAAAGGATAAAGTTAGTCAGTACAGCCTTGTTATGGAAAAGGAGGACATGTCAATTGATATGGCAAGCCACTATGAGGTTGTGGAGGCTTTAGGAGCCTTAGGCTATAGTAAGCAGGAGGTTGAAAAAGTTCTGCATTCCATGAAAGATAAGAACTTATCGACGGAGGATATGATTAAACAAGCCCTAAAGCTGCTAATGAGATAG
- the queA gene encoding tRNA preQ1(34) S-adenosylmethionine ribosyltransferase-isomerase QueA, producing the protein MRTKDFYFDLPQELIAQKPLDKRDQSRLMILDKTTGEITHTFFYNIIDFLKAGDCLVLNNTRVLPARLIGEKEGTGGKIEFLLLKRIKLDTWETLVKPGKKAKIGTTFNFGGGVLKGKVIAIGEEGSRIVEFDYDGIFEDILDQLGKMPLPPYITETLEDNERYQTVYSKNKGSAAAPTAGLHFTEELLEQIEKKGVKIAYITLHVGLGTFRPVKVEDIESHKMHSEYYMISEEAAKIINETKIQGGKVIAVGTTSCRTLESAANATGEMKEGSGWTDIFIYPGYKFKVVDNLITNFHLPESTLIMLVSALAEKNQTMHAYTTAVKEKYRFFSFGDAMFIK; encoded by the coding sequence ATGAGGACAAAAGACTTTTATTTTGATTTACCCCAAGAATTAATTGCTCAAAAACCACTGGATAAAAGAGACCAGTCTCGATTAATGATATTAGATAAAACAACAGGTGAAATCACCCATACTTTCTTTTATAATATAATTGATTTTTTAAAGGCTGGAGATTGTCTTGTGTTAAATAATACTAGAGTTCTTCCCGCTAGGTTAATTGGAGAGAAGGAAGGGACTGGTGGCAAAATAGAATTTTTATTGTTAAAGAGAATAAAGCTAGATACATGGGAGACCTTAGTGAAACCTGGGAAAAAGGCTAAGATAGGTACTACATTTAACTTTGGCGGTGGAGTACTTAAAGGGAAAGTAATTGCCATTGGAGAAGAGGGTTCTAGGATTGTAGAGTTTGATTACGATGGAATTTTTGAAGATATTCTAGATCAGTTGGGGAAAATGCCACTGCCTCCCTATATCACCGAAACGCTAGAGGATAATGAACGCTACCAGACGGTATATTCTAAAAACAAAGGTTCAGCTGCTGCTCCTACAGCTGGACTACATTTTACAGAGGAACTACTGGAACAAATTGAAAAAAAGGGTGTAAAAATAGCCTATATTACCCTTCATGTAGGTTTAGGAACCTTTAGACCTGTAAAGGTAGAAGATATAGAAAGTCACAAAATGCATTCTGAGTATTATATGATTAGTGAAGAAGCTGCCAAGATCATTAATGAGACGAAAATTCAGGGTGGCAAAGTAATAGCCGTAGGGACTACTAGCTGTAGAACCTTAGAATCTGCGGCAAATGCTACAGGAGAAATGAAGGAAGGTAGTGGTTGGACCGATATCTTTATTTATCCTGGCTATAAATTTAAAGTTGTAGATAACCTTATTACCAATTTTCATTTACCAGAGTCAACTTTAATCATGTTAGTCAGTGCTTTAGCAGAAAAAAATCAAACAATGCATGCCTACACAACAGCAGTAAAGGAAAAATATCGCTTCTTTAGCTTTGGGGATGCAATGTTTATTAAATAG
- a CDS encoding SpoIID/LytB domain-containing protein, with amino-acid sequence MRKGKLLLTLLLITIMILASIQTTLAFDKSKIPIHIEVGLFFNSTAKSTLLLKSVHGFEVGRFPENQFITLLNLADHNEIILRKDTYYRGSGRTFVEYTGAIDNITNLQGPFHVQIGEVFNSQNDASIFIKSLNGLKDKPYLVYEGGWKVFIGLYIDQQQAQTNASEIQNITNQTTKVISPSLTRVQVMDTTGQPLLMFDSQENIYFREAHVKQDVPLINVEGRYYRGAITAKRLTNTQLNNGNMSIVNKLPLQEYLYGVVPREMPALWSLEALKAQAVVARSYAVSNINRFRNLGFDLCNTTTSQVYGGHSNGQGALEHINSNRAVDETHSRILTYNGQIANAYYHSNSGGHTENSENVWSAVTPYIRGVKDDFSLGAPNSQWTVVFTKDQIRNFLSNENVHIGEIIDIKVTNVSQYGRVQELIIYGTQGNYVLIKEHTRRVLGGYTQLKSTWFTVNGGGKSENTSGDLAVISSNGVINSIDLSNKSIVSSTGITQIVNTSNIKIYNGKNYRSTEQNSQVSSVTSSDVFEFVGKGFGHGLGMSQWGAKKMAEEGYSYLDILTHYYKGTKVE; translated from the coding sequence ATGAGAAAAGGAAAGCTGCTTTTGACACTATTATTAATAACCATTATGATATTAGCCAGTATTCAAACTACTTTAGCCTTTGATAAATCTAAAATACCTATACATATAGAAGTAGGTTTATTCTTTAATAGTACTGCTAAATCAACTCTTCTTTTAAAGTCTGTTCATGGATTTGAAGTGGGCAGGTTTCCTGAGAACCAATTTATAACCCTACTAAACCTGGCAGACCACAATGAAATTATATTAAGAAAGGACACCTACTATAGGGGTTCCGGTAGAACCTTCGTAGAATATACAGGAGCTATCGACAATATAACAAACCTTCAGGGACCCTTTCATGTCCAAATTGGAGAGGTATTCAATAGTCAAAATGATGCATCTATTTTTATAAAATCCCTTAACGGTTTAAAGGATAAACCCTATTTAGTTTATGAAGGTGGTTGGAAGGTATTTATAGGGTTATACATAGATCAACAACAGGCCCAGACCAATGCCAGTGAAATACAAAACATCACTAATCAAACTACAAAGGTTATTTCTCCATCACTAACTAGAGTTCAAGTAATGGATACAACAGGACAACCATTACTTATGTTCGATAGTCAAGAGAACATTTATTTCCGTGAAGCCCATGTTAAGCAAGATGTACCTTTAATAAATGTTGAAGGTAGATATTATCGGGGTGCTATTACAGCAAAACGCTTGACTAATACCCAATTAAACAATGGCAATATGTCTATTGTCAACAAATTACCGCTGCAGGAGTACCTATATGGTGTTGTACCAAGAGAAATGCCAGCTTTATGGTCTTTAGAAGCTTTAAAAGCTCAAGCTGTGGTTGCTAGAAGCTATGCTGTATCAAATATAAATAGATTTAGAAACCTTGGTTTTGATTTATGCAATACCACAACATCTCAGGTATATGGTGGACATAGTAACGGCCAGGGGGCTTTAGAGCATATAAATAGCAATAGAGCAGTAGATGAAACCCATTCAAGGATTCTAACCTATAATGGACAAATAGCCAATGCCTATTATCATTCTAATAGTGGGGGCCATACGGAAAATAGTGAAAATGTATGGTCAGCAGTTACACCCTACATTAGAGGTGTTAAGGATGACTTTTCTCTAGGAGCCCCAAACTCCCAATGGACAGTGGTCTTTACAAAAGATCAAATTAGAAACTTCCTAAGCAATGAAAATGTTCATATAGGTGAAATTATTGATATAAAAGTTACTAACGTATCTCAATATGGCAGGGTCCAAGAACTAATAATTTATGGAACACAAGGAAATTATGTTTTGATAAAAGAACATACTAGAAGAGTTTTAGGTGGATACACACAATTAAAAAGCACATGGTTTACTGTAAATGGTGGAGGGAAAAGTGAAAATACCAGCGGAGACCTAGCTGTAATCAGTAGCAATGGTGTAATTAACTCTATTGATTTATCAAACAAGTCTATTGTTTCATCAACTGGAATTACACAAATTGTAAATACTTCTAATATAAAAATATATAATGGCAAAAACTATAGAAGTACAGAACAAAATTCTCAAGTTTCCTCTGTAACTTCTTCGGATGTATTTGAGTTTGTTGGGAAAGGTTTTGGACATGGTTTAGGTATGAGTCAATGGGGAGCAAAAAAGATGGCAGAGGAAGGCTATAGCTATTTAGATATACTTACCCATTATTATAAAGGTACAAAGGTGGAATAA
- the ruvC gene encoding crossover junction endodeoxyribonuclease RuvC, whose translation MIILGIDPGIAIMGYGIISYIGNRFEVISYGAITTDSKTPTPERLKKIYRELNELIEKYKPEAIAVEELFFNTNAKTALLVGHARGVAVLAAANNEKEIFEYTPLQVKQGVVGYGRAEKHQVQQMIKTILNLDKIPKPDDVADALAVAVCHAHSGNFKDLFRLK comes from the coding sequence ATGATTATATTAGGCATCGACCCAGGAATCGCAATTATGGGCTATGGTATTATCAGCTATATAGGTAATCGCTTTGAAGTCATTTCCTATGGGGCAATTACAACAGACAGCAAAACCCCTACACCAGAACGTTTAAAGAAAATTTATAGAGAATTAAATGAACTAATAGAAAAATACAAACCAGAAGCTATAGCAGTGGAGGAGTTGTTTTTTAATACCAATGCTAAAACGGCATTATTAGTGGGCCACGCCCGGGGAGTTGCAGTACTGGCAGCCGCAAACAATGAAAAAGAAATATTTGAATATACACCTCTACAGGTTAAACAAGGGGTTGTAGGATATGGCAGGGCTGAAAAGCACCAGGTTCAACAAATGATAAAAACCATACTAAATTTAGATAAAATTCCTAAGCCAGATGATGTAGCTGATGCATTAGCTGTAGCTGTTTGTCACGCCCATTCAGGAAATTTTAAAGATTTGTTTAGGTTAAAATAA
- the ruvB gene encoding Holliday junction branch migration DNA helicase RuvB, translated as MFSENDERIVTSNIRSEDHQVENGLRPKQLENYIGQDKVKEKLKIFIEAATARKEALDHVLLYGPPGLGKTTLSNIIANEMNVNIRITSGPAIERPGDLAAILTNLSENDVLFIDEIHRLNRSVEEILYPAMEDFALDIIIGKGPSARSIRLDLCKFTLIGATTRAGLLTSPLRDRFGVICKLDLYNIEQLTSIVKRSAHILNVDIEVEGAVEIASRSRGTPRIANRLLKRVRDYAEVRANGKITETVAKQALTLLEIDELGLDSVDKKVIEIIIENFNGGPVGIDTLAASTGEEKNTIEDVYEPYLLQIGFMNRTPRGRVVTDKAYKHFNIPYKKE; from the coding sequence ATGTTTTCAGAAAATGATGAAAGAATTGTAACAAGTAATATACGTAGTGAAGACCATCAGGTGGAGAATGGTTTAAGGCCTAAACAACTGGAAAATTATATAGGTCAGGATAAGGTAAAAGAAAAGCTAAAGATATTTATTGAGGCGGCCACTGCTAGAAAAGAAGCATTAGATCATGTGCTTTTATACGGTCCCCCAGGACTAGGTAAAACAACCTTATCTAATATTATTGCCAATGAAATGAATGTCAACATACGAATAACCTCAGGTCCTGCCATTGAAAGACCAGGGGATTTAGCGGCTATACTAACGAACCTTTCGGAAAACGATGTGTTATTTATAGATGAAATACACCGACTTAATAGAAGTGTGGAAGAAATATTATACCCCGCTATGGAGGATTTCGCTTTAGATATTATTATAGGTAAGGGTCCCAGTGCTAGATCTATTCGCTTGGATTTGTGTAAATTTACTCTAATAGGAGCAACAACAAGGGCCGGTTTGCTAACATCACCTTTACGGGATCGATTTGGCGTCATATGCAAATTAGATTTATATAATATTGAACAATTGACATCTATTGTAAAACGTTCGGCACATATTTTAAATGTAGACATTGAAGTGGAGGGAGCAGTAGAAATAGCATCCCGATCCAGAGGAACCCCTCGAATTGCCAACAGACTGTTGAAGCGGGTACGGGACTATGCTGAAGTTAGAGCTAATGGCAAAATAACAGAAACGGTGGCCAAACAAGCATTAACATTGCTGGAAATCGATGAACTAGGCCTAGATAGTGTAGACAAGAAAGTGATTGAAATAATTATTGAAAACTTCAATGGCGGACCTGTAGGTATAGATACCTTAGCGGCTTCAACTGGAGAAGAGAAAAATACCATAGAAGATGTTTATGAACCCTATTTATTACAAATAGGATTTATGAATAGAACACCTAGAGGTAGAGTAGTAACTGACAAGGCTTATAAGCATTTTAATATTCCATATAAAAAGGAGTAG